The genomic DNA GTGTTGTTGGCTCAGACGTGGATGGCTCACATTGTCTTCTGATGTCCCGCTCTGGGCGACCTGTAACATCAAATAAATCAAGGAACTATGTCGGAAATCTGAGTCGTAAaatagagaatgttggagaaactcagcaagtctggccgtggctgtggggagagaaaaagaaaacgTTTCGTGTCCAGTAACCCTTGGAACAGATTTTGCCAGAACTGCagcgtttctccagcattctcagtttCTGTAAAATAAATTTCTTTTTAAGAATGCGGAGATGAAAGGTCAAAATTTCACAGGTAACTTTGTTACCGATAGCATTTCAACTATAAAGAAATGAAGAATAATCACTGAACTACTTTTGATCAGTAAGGATTTACAAAGAACTCTGTAATTTATTGTGATCTGTtttcgtgggggggggggggaacaaaaCGAAGAGAGAGAGTCCTCCTGGCTGACCGTGGCTGACACCTGGGTTGAGAAAAGCATTATATAAGGGTTACAATCATTCCAAGCCACGTGAAAACTCAACTCTATATCACTGGCTTTCAACTTGAGGCAGACACCATCTTTGAACTAACCAGCTTCAAGCGCCAATTCTGTAGAAAACTTTCTTTAAAAACTTTAAAACTTTGCTTCCAAGTTCCCAAGGAAAATAGATAtaatgaaacatttaaaagttggCAATTAAAAGCTATCCTGTGATGGATAATTCCATCGGCCAGTTCATttgtactgattacagtacaaTACACACTTTAGTACTACAACCTGTTGGTGACTCTAATCCTATTGAAGGGCAAGTAACAGGATATTATAGAAGGGTAAGTGCTGGAATAACAACACTGTAATTTTGGAAGGAGGATCTTCTGAAGTAGCTAATCTGCTCTAATTAATGTGATATTTTTCAATATAGAGAACAGACAATTATCCTATGAGATAATTATTTCTCTTCCAGCCTTCTTTACTTTCCAAAAACTTTGAAGGGCACAAAACACAGCGAGAGAATGGAGTGGCTTAGTCCAGATTCTTCCCTGTTAAACATTCAGTCACTGCCAGAAACTACAAATACCCAGAAAGGTGACATCAGAGGCTAATCACTGGGAGTCTATTTCTGAACTACAGCCCTTCTGTTTGCCATCTTCAATGTTTGAATTCAGCATTCAGATAACCcagcacacagagacacaaaaggAACTAAAATCTTTaatcatttattttttaaaacaaaacctgaaaCAACATAATATTCCTCTCAATACAATGGCCTCCTATTGAAATGCCATGAGGTCATCTTCTCTGGCATTCCGAAGCAGTGCCAGCAGAGGAAGAGAGTGATCAGCAGAGCTTTGTCCAGCAGTACAGAGACTGGTCTACTGCTTGTGTCAGTTCTAATCCTCCCTCTCAAAACATAAATCCCGAAACAATGAAATCACATGACAGAGTCAATCACCCTTGCAGCAGTTTTCCAGAATGTTCAATGGATTGGGTGTCATTGTGTATATAAAGGACTGACACACCAACTGGCCCTCATTGGACTGCAGACAGTACAACTACACTAATATACATCCTGCTGCGTTTAACAGGAAAGTGAAGATGGACATTGCAGTTCAGACTCCTTGGCTACGCCGTTCCCTTCTGCCGAATTTCCTCTTCCCCTCCCGTATCTATGACCAGCACTTTGGGGAAAACCTTGATCCTGATTTCTTCCCAAGCTCCTCATCTATGGTTAGCCCCTTCTACTGGCGAATGCCATCCTCTTTGTTCAGGCTGCCTAGCTGGGTACAATCTGGGCTATCAGAGGTATGTTCTGTGCACAGTATCTTTTTTAAAGATGTGGCATTTTCCTGCAACTTGACTAAAAAATTTGCTTAATATAGAGCGTCACCTCTCGGATCAATCTTTGTGGATGTATTGTCTGTCTCATAATAATAATGGATGTTCCCAATTGTTctatatgtgtatatgtatttttatatatatattatatatataataAACAGGAAGTAACAAGCACATAAATCTGTATGATAAAGTGGAAGATGAATAAACATGTATATCTATATGATAAAGAGGAAAGGGGAGATATAATTTCAAAATAAGGCAACAGCCATTTCAAACTGAGTGAGAAAGAACTTTTTTTGCTatgaggattgtgaatctttggaactctctatcTGAGAAGGCTATGGACGTTTAGTTGTAGATGATATTCAGGACCAAGGTTGACGGAATGAGGGGACATGATAGAAGGTGGTTAGGGGTGAAATGGGGCATTTAAGCAACATAAAGCTGAGCTTGAGGATCTTTGGAGGCTGATTGGACTGGTCCTGCGCCTATTTCTTAAGTTCTTACACTGAATTTCTATAATACATAAATATATAGCTAATTAACATACTTCATTAGTGCAATAAATGATAAATAATAACATTTTTTGACAAATTGTTAGTGTCATTGTTTTAAGGGGGGATAAGTCCTAAATTGGAACGTTAAGGCCTGTTCCCATTTGCAAATTGAATTACTGGGAATATTGGTTGTCTTGAGTCATTTCATGAGGACCAAAGACGTGGGCTAAATTTTCTGTATCTGAACACACTAATTCCCAAGGAAACCAGAATTAATAATAAGAAAAACTCTGAAACTTAAAATAATAAAAGGAAATGCTAGAAATTCATCAGATTCTCTGGTACCCAATAAGTCTTCTAAAGTAACATTTTCTCTGATATTAGAGGCTGTTGGCACTGTTGATTGGAACACTATCTGTGCACTTGCAGGACTAAGGTTTGCAGGATCTTGTGACTCAGAGGTATTATCTCTGCTCCAAGGCTCACGTCTTATCCATCTGGGAGATACATCATTGTACgtcagaacaggttgattaaaaataatttagaATCTTGTGCCAGAGTGGTAGTTTCCCTGCCACTGGGTCAGAAGGTGTGGGTTTATGTCCCACTTGTCACACAGATGTGTCCTAACATGTCTGAATAAGTtaataaaaatataaatatttattaatgaagGTTTGATGTCTGCTTTAGCTAATGGAATAAGAATCACTATTTGGTCAGCGAAGTCCACACTAACTACAAAGTGCCCCACTTCCTCCATCCTCCAAGTGGGGGATACAGATATTAGCAGGACAAGTTAGCTCAAATTAAAGtcattttaaataataaattGGTAATTGTTAAAGCTGTCAATATCCTGATGCTGACTGGCACATGCCAGTAATTGAACTTTGGACAAGCCGAGATGCTTACTGAAATGAACATATGAAGTAGGAGTATGAGTAAGTTATTCAGtcccttcaataagatcctggctgatccaaTTACTCCACATCTCCACCTGTCCCCTATCACCTTTTATCTCCTTGCTTGTGATAACCTTAATCATACTGGACTTTTCCACAAAGGCTGTTGTCAATGCCAGAGGATAAATTTCAATGTTGCTTTAAGGTTAAATATTATATGTAGGGTGTGACTTTGATTCATGTTGGTTTTCTAGTTCATTTCCAAATGAAATAATTAATATTTGGTAACAATTGCAGTCTCACTCAAATAGGCTATAAGACTGCTTGTCTTTGAGCAGTATCAAAATTCCAAATTTGTGTTAAGTTGCATTACTAGAGTGGGGAAAATCAAGCCTTACTGGATATCATCAGATGCCAAAAATGGGAATACCGCAGCACCCCCAGCCTTTAAGTTATAATTTGAATTTAAGAAAGTTTTAAAGTATTTTAAACTTTGAGCCTTATATTATCTGAGTATATTCTCTACAATCCTAGTAATAATACTTCACCTTAGAAGGAGTTAACGTTTCCCAACAATGTCTGTCTTTGTGCAATTTAATCTGTCTTTTCATATGACTTTGTTTGTCCCTTGATCTGTGGGTTGAGTTTACAAGCCAGAATGTTGTTTATGAAAGGAATGTTCCAGTAGAATTCACTGAAAGCTGGCCAACAAACTTCCATGGAACAATTTACGGCTAATGGAAATCATGATATTGTGCCCTCAATTATCCTGATATCTAAATTAAATAATTTGATGCAATTGCAAAATAAACTTGAACTTCTCTGTACCATATTTCAGCCAGCTACTAGGAATTGTGTGGAAGAAACTTATCCTCTGAAAGTTTACTTCTTCTTTCTCTGTGCATGATGGCAAGGTGCTGGTGTTcgattggaatggacaaagtcagaagtcacagtagcaccaggttatagtccaacaggttaatttgaaattataagttttcagagcacttcatctgataaaggagcagcgctctgaaagcttgtgatttcaaataaacctgtagaacaatagcctggtgtcatgtgacttctgactttcccTATGCATGACTTTGTTACTCTCTAGTAAGTCTGATCACTTCTTTTTCATCATCTACCTGGAATCACATTTGACACCTCTGAAAATATTCTTGTGAATCTATGTCATAAAACAGCTCAGAATTAGGAAAGCTGGATCGCATCTTTCGTGCTTAGTACTAGAAATATTCTTTTCATAACCTTCTGCTTGAGTCAACAAGTGTCACTTTAAATTTGCAGACAAGTGTTAGGTAATCACTACTTAACAAAGAAGGAGTCTAACTACCTTTCCTTACCATTTGTTGACATGACTATCTGTGAAACTTCTACCATTGAAATTGATTAGTAACTCAACCTGGACTAAAATGCAGTAGTTTTTTGAGCCACCAGCAGTTCAGTTCCCAAATTCCTAAAGCCTTGCCATCATCTACTAGGCACACATTGAGCTTAGATACTCACTTCATGCCTGGATTATGCAGGTCAATGCTGTTTGCTCAGTTGGCACCCTATCCATCACATTAAACATCAACTTCCTCTACCAATGGTGTAGAAACTTGGTAAGCCTTCTCtaatggcaaaaaaaaaaattggctcGAATATGTATAACTTGTTTTCACAGCACATAATTCCATTTTGTATAAccacaattttttttccattagCCTATAcaatgatttttataaatactCATTGCACTTTAATAAAAttgtaaatgtattttaaatttctCTTTGAAATTATCTGCATTTATACCCTGTGATCTTGTTGAGATTTCTCATTTCACTTTCGATAATCCATTGCTTCATTGTAttcatttttggactatgggaatcataagcaaggccagcatttattgagcaTTTCTAGATGCATTTGGGAAAAAGACAAATCTTCTTTCTTTACACTGCACTCTATGCACTTAATACACTTTCACAGTGCTATTAGATCAGGAATTCTTTCTAATAGTTGGAAGTCTTAGGATTAAATTGAATAAGCGTCCTCTAGATTTCATGTGCTGATGGTGGGAGGATTGAATGGTTACTTTAACATGTGGAGTATATCGTATAAGATACCCATCCCTAAACAGTACTTCACACGTTAAGAATGCATCTCAGGAATTCTGGCAGAGAAAGCAGTAACACCAGCTGATGTTCCTACAAACCCAAACATCTGTTACACATCTCCATTGTACTCTTCCAAGTTCTGCATTGGGAATATTAACTCAAATATAAAATTTGTAGGTTCAAAAGTCAATAGGCAAGATTATTTTACTTGATGGAGAGGTGTTTTACATTGCTGAAATGGAGAAGGAAACTATCATAATTCACACTGGGAAGTACATTTAAGAAAAAGGTAAAGTAAAAGATTGATTAGTTAGTGCAACTTGAAGGGACTAGTGTTTAGTTGCTTGTCATCTAATATAGCAGTAGAGGTTTTATTAAATATGGAATATTCACAAAAGATTATTCAGGTATTTTGATAATCTCAGcccaagtttaaaacaaaaaaaactgcagatgctggaaatgagagacaaaaacagaaattgctaggaaaacccagcaggtctggcagcatctgtggaaagaaagcagagttaatatttcaggtccagtgacccttctccaaaGTAGAACTTTGTGTTGTAATTACAACCTGTATTGTGTGATGGGCTATAAAGGACAATATATTTTTCATATAATGCAAGCTTGCAGCCCTGATGGCTGAGACTCAAAGCTAATACATAATTGGCTAGAATTTTATTGTGACATTTTGGCTTATGAATGGTAATATATTGTATTGATATCTTGAAAGAGATGCTCCTGTCATTCGCGTTGAGCTCCAGAAATTCATGATCCGAGTTCATTTTATCACCTTCCTAATACCAATGACAAGAAAACAGCTTAGGAATTTGGCATTTATTCTTTTCTAAGTAGATGCGCTGTGCTCTGTCTCTCTTGCAGTTGAGACTGGACAAGGATAAATTTACTATTCACCTTGATGTTAAACATTTTACTCCTGAAGAAATCCGTGTGAAAGTTCTGGGTGACTTTGTTGAAATACAGGCTCAGCATGAAGAACGCCAGGTACATCTTACGTTTTTCTCTATTTTTGCTTCATTTTTGACTTGTCCTGTACTTGGACTCACTTGCTTCAGTGGTGGGAGAGCTCAATGGATTTTTGCTGGTCTGGTGTAAGTTGTAGGCACTGCATTttggcagagaaagagagagttaaaTTACATAGTGATTTCTTCACTGGCTGATGATTTGGTTGACAGCTGAAACTGCAGTAGTTAAATATCTAATTCCTCATCAGGATTTGAAACCAAGCCATAGTCAGATTTCAAAATCAATTGAAGAAAAGCATGTCAAATCAGATACCACAATTTTACACAAAAGCGAAGGATTTGCAATTTCTCGAAATACGACTTTATTAATGGAATGAATTTGACCAACTTAGTAACTTTGTTTACCACGGTATTAGTAGGTACTGCTCACAGCAGTAGTGGTGCATAAAAATATTAACCGGATTTATTATCACTGGAGCAATGTCAGGTGACTTAGCAACAGTTTAACATCTCCTTATCCATTTGTGAAACATTCTCAAATTGCCTGACCATCATAAAAACCACTAAAGTATACCAGcatgaatgttaaaaaaaagcctgAATTTGTTTTAGTTAAGTATAATATTTGTGATGAAGATAATTGGCTCCCTGTAACAAGTTAACAGATACTCCAATAGAGGCCAGTCTAAATTGAGGACTGGTATGTTACCCACTGAAACATAGCAATCGAGCACTCTTTTATGCTGAACTAAGCCATCACATGCCCTTGCTGTGCAAAATTAAATATAGAATCATTCCGGGAACTTAGTTACAAGACTGTAATGTGGCCAAGGACTATAGATAACACCAACAACCATGACAGTGAATTTTTTGTTAATATCTGACATTTCATGATTTAacgactgtctggagtttgcatattctctccgtgtttgcgtgggtttcctctgggtgctcaggtttcctcccacagtccaaagatgtgcaagtcaggtgaattggccatgctaaattgcccacagtgttaggtgcattagtcagaggggaaatgggtctgggtgggttactcttcggagggtcggtgtggactggttgggccgaagggtctgttaccacactgtagggaatctaaaaaaattgGCAAGTTATTTGACTGGTCTGAGCATCACAGATGAGTTTAATTCTCTCTTCACTTAATGTCCATTGTTGTAggggtcttgtggtgcagtggtagtatccatactgctgagccaggagacccaggttcaagtctcgtctgttgcagaggtatggAGCATCTTGGAACACATTGatcaaaaaaacatttttataatATGGCTATTGTTGTACACCTAACAGGGCACACTggatacagtcatagaatcatagaattcttacagtgtgggTGCAGAGGCCTGGAGCAGGAACTCTGCCAGTGTTTCCATCCCTGCCCAAAGGATGTTGGAGATAATTGTGGTGGTGTTATTAGTGGGATTAACTAAGCTACAATAATTATTGAATCAATGATTTACTGGCCTGtggagacttgcatttatatagcaccattcATATAGGATTTCCCAAAGTACTTTATGGCCGACAAATTACTCTTGAAATGTATTATCATTCTTATATTGATAAAAGTTGGTGAACCACTGTTataatgatttttataaataattgtTTTGGGGGATAAAATGTTTGGTGTACTTTGCAATCTTAACATTCAAGCAGGTGCCATTTAAACTGAATCTCTTACAGTGGAATGTGATATTTATGCAGTATTGGAGGGGTATTCTGTAATGTttcaagattctggattagtggtgctggaagagcacagcagttcaggcagcatccaaagtgcagcgaaatcgacgtttggcttttgcccgaaacgtcaatttcgctgcactttggatgctgcctgaactgccgtgcacttccagcaccactaatccagaatctggtttccagcatctgcagtcattgtttttacctctgtaaTGTTTCAAGAGTCAGTTTCTCTTTCCTGCACCCAGTTACTTTCCAGTTTATGTTCTTTTGCATTGGATTTATATAACTTTGAGTACTTTGAAATTCTTGAGTACTTGCAAAAGATATTTATCCAGTTGAAAAAGTATCACTCTGAACTGTAAGCTCACAATTCTGATATATAAATTCCATACTTAAAACTTAACATGGCTGTAAACATTATTCCACTGAAAGTTAATAAAATATGAATTTATAGACAATTAAATTCTGTGGTATATACCTGCACTCCCACTAAGGAGTTTAAAGAGTTTCACTTAAAAGGAGCAAAATAGCATTTACCTTGCATTTCTAAGGATTGTCAAAGTTCCAGAACTGTACCACTGATGAATGAGAAAGCTAATTTGTATATTGGGTTGTGTGGTATATTGTCTTATAGTTTATTTGACTGGGTATGCATTAGTCAAAAATAAAATGGAATCAGGTTTTTTCTTGTAAAATCCATAGAAAAGTTGACTGAACACAGCTTTTAATGGTCAAATCTTTTATTCCGTAGGATGAACATGGCTATGTTTCTCGAGAATTTCATCGAAAGTACAAGATTCCAACAGGAGTTGATCCAACACTGATCACCAGCTCCCTGTCAGTGGATGGAGTACTTACAATTTGTGGTCCCAGGAAGTTGGCTGATGTTCCTGAGCGATCTGTGCCCATCACCCGAGAGGAAAAGCCTGCAGTTGCTGGACCTCAGCAAAAGTAGATCATTTCTGTTCCGTTCAATGTGAAATGATTTCAAGCCATTGAAGTATTGCCTTTCGCTTTAAATGTAATGTTTTGTCTTGCTAAATAATCACACATTCCTTAAAATCTGTTAGCCTGCAATAAACATTTATCTTCACTGCCTTAGTGAAATTTCCACTTAAATAAAGTCAATCAGATGAAGAATCCATTGCATAGTTTGTGTTTCTTTACTTTGGTCTTTGGCTTTACTGGCTTGCAAAATGCTAAGCAATTAATTGCAAAACAAAATAACATAAAACTAACTGCATTTATATACATTGTTCATTAAACAGAGCTAAGAATTTTTTCATCCTTTGAGATAATTTCTCAATATCCCTGTGTAAATCAGTTATTAATATTCCACTAATGAATAATGCACACCTCTTTATGAATGAACTGCATGCATAGATTTAGTACAAGATATAACCATTAATAGAAATACAGACTCTTCTATTTTAGTTTACTTCAGAAGCTGACCACTGTGCATATTATAGCTGGATGTGTAATGTTCTATTCTGTCATTTGAAATTTCCTAAAAAAGTTCAGAAGACAAGGTCTATTTGTCTGAAAAGTGAGGCAATGTTCTGAGCAACTGTTAATGAAATGGAGGATATGTACTTTAATCTCATTGTAATGATCACCTAAGATGTTTGAATGTTGACATGGAGACCATTGGAAATGCTGAACAGTACTGGGGTATAGTCAGAGAtggggattggttagctcagctggctggcagcatgatgccaacagtgtgggttcaattcccactttgagtgagattaccatgaaggatctCCTTTTCAACCTCCCCCCTGACCTGAGGCAGGGTGAGCCTTCggttaaatcatcaccagtcTTTTCTCTCACGTGTGAGCAACTCTGTGATCTGGTTGAGCTATGGTGACTTTTACAGTCAGAGACGGGAAATGAAAATTACTTGCTGAAGTTAGAAAAGCTAACAGTGTTTAAAAATGCTTTCATAAATTCGAAAGTACAAGAGCTTCAGCCTTTTTAACTAACTTTCTCCCTTTTTAGATAACAACCATTTATGGtatatcagatttccagcattctccTTCAGTTATTTGAAGAGAAATTACTATATTGTTTGATAGAAGACAGCTTAAATTTTACGGTTGTAGGTATGAAATCCCATTAATGTAAACGTCTGGATCTCTCTCTCGCCAGTCACAGAATGGTTGTGAACCTGTTCATTGTTTTAAATCAACTGCACTCCTACCTAAAGAGGGATGTATAATCAAAATGCAATATTGAACTAAAACTTAAAAACTAAAATATAATGTTAAAAAACATTTTAAGACAGTCATTCTATAGTTTGCTACACTTATCCAATCATAGCCGCAACAAAAATACAGAAATCACTGTTTAGAGTTTATAGGTTTGACATTGGCAGAACAATGTACCTTTTAAAAACAAGCCTTCAGATACCCTCACTGTAAAAATATACACATTCTTAAAACAATCACATTAACTTACATCTTCGAGCTATAAAAAAGAGATATTTATTCAAGTGCAAAAACAAGTACAATTTTCTTGCGTGCTGTGTAAAATTCTCaacaaaaatcaaacaaattGTCAGCTTTTAACTTCAAAA from Hemiscyllium ocellatum isolate sHemOce1 chromosome 29, sHemOce1.pat.X.cur, whole genome shotgun sequence includes the following:
- the cryabb gene encoding crystallin, alpha B, b isoform X1, coding for MDIAVQTPWLRRSLLPNFLFPSRIYDQHFGENLDPDFFPSSSSMVSPFYWRMPSSLFRLPSWVQSGLSELRLDKDKFTIHLDVKHFTPEEIRVKVLGDFVEIQAQHEERQDEHGYVSREFHRKYKIPTGVDPTLITSSLSVDGVLTICGPRKLADVPERSVPITREEKPAVAGPQQK
- the cryabb gene encoding crystallin, alpha B, b isoform X2 yields the protein MLRLDKDKFTIHLDVKHFTPEEIRVKVLGDFVEIQAQHEERQDEHGYVSREFHRKYKIPTGVDPTLITSSLSVDGVLTICGPRKLADVPERSVPITREEKPAVAGPQQK